In one Babylonia areolata isolate BAREFJ2019XMU chromosome 14, ASM4173473v1, whole genome shotgun sequence genomic region, the following are encoded:
- the LOC143289846 gene encoding diamine acetyltransferase 1-like, producing the protein MATHNVKVREARENDCEELMRMIKALAEYEHNTDPLVVTANDLRRDAFGEKPFFYAFVAELIPEGGGEEEGGGRPLVGFVTYHYSYNFFFGRTCFMRDFYVDEPWRRKGAGSAMLAKVVQTAQSQRCIYVEWIALNWNQPSIDYYKRRGARDFTTEEGRLLFRLEKSAMESFLTSPPARRDAP; encoded by the exons ATGGCCACCCACAATGTCAAAGTTCGAGAAGCCAGAGAGAATGACTGTGAGGAGTTGATGCGAATGATCAAG gcactagcagaatACGAACACAATACAGACCCACTGGTGGTAACCGCAAACG ATTTGAGGAGAGACGCTTTTGGAGAGAAGCCTTTCTTCTATGCCTTTGTGGCAGAGTTGATACCAGAAG GTggcggggaagaagaaggaggaggacgccCCCTGGTGGGTTTTGTCACGTACCACTACAGCTACAACTTCTTCTTCGGCCGGACGTGTTTCATGAGGGACTTCTACGTTGATGAGCCATGGCGAAGAAAAGGAGCAGGCTCTGCCATGTTGGCCAAAGTTGTCCAG ACCGCCCAGTCCCAGCGCTGTATCTACGTGGAGTGGATCGCCCTCAACTGGAACCAACCCAGCATCGACTACTACAAGCGTCGGGGGGCGCGTGACTTCACCACGGAGGAGGGACGGCTTCTGTTCCGGCTGGAAAAAAGCGCCATGGAGAGCTTTCTGACGTCACCACCCGCGCGACGCGACGCCCCGTAG